A single region of the Kineosporia corallincola genome encodes:
- a CDS encoding amino acid ABC transporter permease, translating to MTTDSEVPSLEALPEIVAPSAPAPRTGWLSSIGQDDAALFDVPGPRGRRRIAIATVVSTVAIAGLFALALRQFAINGQLEWSKWELFTQWPVIRYLLTALWATVQVTLVTGALAVPLGAVLALARLSRSPLLSKPATLYVEVLRAIPLLLLIYAFLLGLPSTGIRIPLFWQLVIPITLTNAAVLAEIFRAGVRALPKGQSEAAFALGLGYWPTMRLVVLPQAVRLSAPALISQIIRLLKDSTLGYVVSYLELLASARVLGEFNHTVLQSFVVVAAVFIVLNLALAALAAQLERRIGGSAGRH from the coding sequence ATGACCACGGACTCGGAAGTTCCTTCCCTGGAAGCCCTTCCGGAGATCGTGGCGCCGTCCGCCCCGGCTCCGCGCACCGGCTGGCTCTCGTCGATCGGTCAGGACGACGCCGCACTGTTCGACGTTCCGGGCCCGAGGGGACGCCGCCGGATCGCGATCGCCACGGTGGTCTCGACGGTGGCGATCGCCGGGCTGTTCGCCCTGGCCCTGCGGCAGTTCGCGATCAACGGCCAGCTGGAATGGTCCAAGTGGGAACTGTTCACCCAGTGGCCGGTGATCCGCTACCTGCTCACCGCCCTCTGGGCCACCGTCCAGGTCACGCTCGTCACCGGCGCCCTCGCGGTGCCGCTGGGGGCCGTGCTGGCCCTGGCCCGGCTGTCCCGCAGCCCGCTGCTGAGCAAGCCGGCCACGCTGTATGTCGAGGTGCTGCGGGCGATTCCGCTGCTCCTGCTGATCTACGCGTTCCTGCTCGGCCTGCCCAGCACGGGCATCCGGATCCCGCTGTTCTGGCAGCTGGTCATCCCGATCACGCTGACCAACGCCGCGGTGCTGGCCGAAATCTTCCGGGCCGGCGTGCGGGCACTGCCCAAGGGCCAGAGCGAGGCCGCCTTCGCCCTCGGCCTGGGCTACTGGCCCACGATGCGGCTGGTCGTACTGCCCCAGGCGGTGCGGCTGTCGGCCCCGGCCCTGATCAGCCAGATCATCCGGCTGCTCAAGGACTCCACACTCGGCTACGTGGTGAGTTACCTCGAACTCCTGGCCTCGGCAAGGGTTCTCGGCGAGTTCAACCACACCGTGCTCCAGAGCTTCGTGGTGGTGGCCGCCGTGTTCATCGTGCTCAACCTCGCGCTGGCCGCGCTGGCCGCCCAGCTGGAACGCCGCATCGGCGGCTCGGCCGGCCGGCACTGA
- a CDS encoding phosphotransferase family protein: MNDERLTAALDWARSVLGPAHPRELKNRPWGATWQVSRPDGTDVFLKASTPHTGHEAALMTVLARVCPDLVPPLVAADPPGHRLIVASAGTVLRTLAPAGDPHRAFDLDVWTSLVQRFADLQRRVTPHAGELLALGVPDERPHQLLGMLRSFTTAPRLPEAERHRLTLIATRWEERGTGLSSSTVEPSVQHGDLHDNNVAVDAEGRARFFDFGDATVAHPFGTMDVPRLMARGAGVDDRGVARLEDAYLEVFTDLAPLPRLRDELRAVLAVAPLHRARNWLRALGSDAAAAAEWDHPVEHWLGRLR, encoded by the coding sequence GTGAACGACGAGCGTCTCACAGCCGCCCTCGACTGGGCCCGCTCCGTGCTCGGGCCGGCGCACCCGCGGGAGCTGAAGAACCGCCCCTGGGGCGCGACCTGGCAGGTGTCCCGGCCGGACGGCACCGACGTGTTCCTCAAGGCGTCCACCCCGCACACCGGCCACGAGGCCGCGCTGATGACGGTGCTGGCCCGGGTCTGCCCGGACCTGGTGCCGCCGCTGGTGGCCGCCGACCCGCCCGGCCACCGGCTGATCGTCGCCTCGGCCGGCACCGTGCTGCGCACCCTCGCCCCGGCCGGCGATCCGCACCGCGCCTTCGACCTGGACGTCTGGACGTCGCTGGTGCAGCGGTTCGCCGATCTCCAGCGGCGCGTGACGCCCCACGCCGGTGAGCTTCTCGCCCTCGGCGTCCCCGACGAGCGCCCGCACCAGTTGCTCGGCATGCTGCGGTCTTTCACCACCGCGCCGAGGCTGCCCGAGGCCGAGCGGCACCGGCTCACGCTGATCGCCACGCGCTGGGAGGAACGGGGCACGGGCCTCTCGTCGTCCACCGTCGAACCGTCGGTGCAGCACGGCGATCTGCACGACAACAACGTGGCGGTGGACGCCGAGGGCCGTGCCCGGTTCTTCGACTTCGGCGACGCCACCGTGGCGCACCCGTTCGGCACGATGGACGTACCCCGGCTGATGGCACGCGGCGCGGGGGTGGACGACCGCGGCGTCGCCCGGCTGGAAGACGCCTACCTGGAGGTGTTCACGGATCTGGCGCCGCTGCCGCGGTTACGCGACGAGCTGCGTGCGGTGCTCGCGGTCGCCCCGCTGCACCGGGCCCGGAACTGGTTGCGGGCCCTGGGTTCCGACGCCGCCGCGGCCGCCGAGTGGGACCATCCGGTCGAGCACTGGCTCGGCCGGCTGAGGTGA
- a CDS encoding response regulator transcription factor, with the protein MQALTDPLRVAVLTADPLDLAGMTDLIGRQSGMTHAPHDPQVLVVAAPAVTAGLLGQIRQLSPRREIPVAMVLERFGEADLLTSVETGLRGLIWRHRLTTRRFLALVRTVGTGGSDLPRDMQARLIDDVLLLQQHVLAPRGLTASGFARREVEVLGHIADGLDSAEIAQLMHCSERTVKGIVSALMARRGLRNRPEAVALALRSGLLG; encoded by the coding sequence ATGCAGGCGCTCACCGACCCGCTGCGGGTCGCGGTCCTGACTGCCGACCCGCTCGATCTGGCCGGCATGACCGACCTGATCGGGCGGCAGTCCGGGATGACACACGCCCCGCACGACCCGCAGGTGCTGGTGGTGGCGGCACCCGCGGTGACGGCCGGGCTGCTGGGGCAGATCCGGCAGCTCAGCCCGCGGCGCGAGATCCCGGTCGCGATGGTGCTGGAGCGGTTCGGCGAGGCGGATCTGCTCACCAGCGTGGAAACCGGCCTGCGCGGCCTGATCTGGCGGCACCGGCTGACCACCCGCCGGTTCCTCGCGCTGGTGCGCACGGTCGGGACCGGGGGCAGCGACCTGCCGCGAGACATGCAGGCCCGGCTGATCGACGACGTGCTGCTGCTCCAGCAGCACGTGCTCGCGCCCCGGGGACTGACCGCCTCGGGGTTCGCGCGCCGCGAGGTGGAGGTGCTGGGGCACATCGCCGACGGGCTCGACAGCGCCGAGATCGCCCAGCTCATGCACTGCTCCGAGCGCACCGTGAAGGGCATCGTGTCGGCTCTGATGGCCCGGCGCGGCCTGCGCAACCGGCCGGAGGCGGTGGCCCTCGCCCTGCGGTCCGGCCTGCTCGGCTGA
- a CDS encoding glutamate ABC transporter substrate-binding protein → MRSSVLTRSSLPRRSGTVVAAGAVLALAAACGGGSSDPAAVPGGGAQATSNADSDAVAALIEAQQPATDLPEGSTAAKIKEKGELTVGGVQTSALFSLLNPTTGKVEGFDAAMSQLLADYIIGEPNTKLVNVTSQTREALIQNGSVDVVFATYTITDERKEKISFAGPYYQDGIGIEVKKGTTGINSLEDLNGKTVVTQSASTAPNAIKAAAPDAKIQLFETNTEALQALRQGRADAYVIDQSILAGNAVTNDDVEVLGDKFSQDDYGIGLAKDDTEFQEFVNDWLQQRIDDGTWAKVWKATVGTEVPGDAPTPPTIG, encoded by the coding sequence ATGAGGTCCAGTGTTCTGACGCGTTCCTCGCTCCCCCGGCGCAGCGGCACCGTGGTCGCCGCCGGCGCCGTGCTGGCCCTGGCCGCCGCCTGCGGCGGTGGCTCGTCCGACCCCGCCGCCGTTCCCGGCGGTGGCGCCCAGGCCACCTCGAACGCCGACAGCGACGCCGTCGCCGCCCTGATCGAGGCGCAGCAGCCGGCCACCGACCTGCCCGAGGGCTCGACGGCGGCCAAGATCAAGGAGAAGGGCGAGCTCACCGTCGGCGGTGTGCAGACCTCGGCGCTGTTCTCGCTGCTCAACCCGACCACCGGCAAGGTGGAGGGCTTCGACGCCGCGATGTCGCAGCTGCTGGCCGACTACATCATCGGCGAGCCGAACACCAAGCTGGTCAACGTGACCTCGCAGACCCGTGAGGCGCTCATCCAGAACGGTTCGGTGGACGTCGTTTTCGCCACCTACACGATCACCGACGAGCGCAAGGAGAAGATCTCCTTCGCCGGCCCGTACTACCAGGACGGCATCGGCATCGAGGTGAAGAAGGGCACCACCGGCATCAACTCGCTGGAAGACCTGAACGGCAAGACCGTGGTCACCCAGTCCGCCTCGACCGCCCCGAACGCGATCAAGGCCGCCGCGCCGGACGCCAAGATCCAGCTCTTCGAGACCAACACCGAGGCGCTCCAGGCACTTCGCCAGGGCCGCGCCGACGCCTACGTGATCGACCAGTCGATCCTGGCCGGCAACGCGGTGACCAACGACGACGTCGAGGTGCTGGGTGACAAGTTCTCCCAGGACGACTACGGCATCGGCCTGGCCAAGGACGACACCGAGTTCCAGGAGTTCGTGAACGACTGGCTCCAGCAGCGGATCGACGACGGCACCTGGGCCAAGGTCTGGAAGGCCACGGTCGGCACCGAGGTTCCCGGCGACGCCCCGACCCCGCCCACGATCGGCTGA
- a CDS encoding nuclear transport factor 2 family protein: MIRDDALLADLARRLDVLESQEAIRTLRNTYHDYVNTNRWSMVREMFTDDVVVDYSYLGRAVGRQAAGEFFAGVPELRPADDDMPFIRQFIHAHTVQVDGDEATGTSHLFATPVYDGQSFVLTARFTDRYRREAGRWLFSAIRLDIWYSVPLAEGWAQPGRRHQMSV; this comes from the coding sequence ATGATCAGAGACGACGCGCTGCTCGCCGACCTCGCCCGGCGCCTGGACGTGCTGGAGTCGCAGGAGGCCATACGAACGCTCCGTAACACCTACCACGACTACGTCAACACCAATCGCTGGTCGATGGTGCGTGAAATGTTCACCGACGACGTGGTTGTCGACTACTCCTACCTCGGCCGCGCGGTCGGCCGACAGGCCGCCGGGGAGTTCTTCGCCGGTGTGCCGGAACTGCGGCCCGCCGACGACGACATGCCGTTCATCCGGCAGTTCATCCACGCCCACACCGTGCAGGTCGATGGCGACGAGGCCACGGGCACCAGCCACCTGTTCGCGACGCCGGTCTACGACGGGCAGAGTTTCGTGCTCACCGCCCGCTTCACCGATCGCTACCGCCGGGAGGCCGGCCGCTGGCTGTTCTCGGCGATCCGGCTGGACATCTGGTACTCCGTGCCGCTCGCCGAGGGGTGGGCGCAACCCGGGCGCCGTCACCAGATGTCGGTGTAG
- a CDS encoding amino acid ABC transporter ATP-binding protein — translation MTKTQNQPDVTVTDPEGANSDSLIRIRNLNKHFGSFQCLFDVNLDVALGEVVVVIGPSGSGKSTLCRCINRLETISSGVIEVAGKPVPAEGKELARLRAQAGMVFQSFNLFSHLSILQNVALAPIKVRGLSKTKAQAQAMELLGRVGMADHAHKHPAQLSGGQQQRVAIARALAMEPKVLLCDEPTSALDPEMINEVLDVLTGLAAEGMTMLVVTHEMGFARKAADRVVFMDGGRILDVAPPEQFFTNPRNDRAADFLAKVLTH, via the coding sequence ATGACGAAGACCCAGAATCAGCCGGACGTAACGGTCACGGATCCCGAGGGCGCGAACTCGGACTCACTGATCCGGATTCGTAACCTGAACAAGCACTTCGGTTCATTCCAGTGCCTTTTCGACGTCAACCTGGATGTGGCGCTGGGCGAGGTGGTCGTGGTGATCGGCCCGTCCGGCTCCGGCAAGTCCACCCTGTGCCGCTGCATCAACCGGCTCGAGACGATCAGCTCCGGTGTGATCGAGGTGGCCGGCAAGCCGGTTCCCGCCGAGGGCAAGGAGCTCGCCCGGCTGCGGGCCCAGGCCGGCATGGTGTTCCAGTCCTTCAACCTGTTCTCCCACCTGAGCATTCTCCAGAACGTGGCGCTCGCCCCGATCAAGGTGCGCGGCCTGTCGAAGACCAAGGCCCAGGCCCAGGCGATGGAGCTGCTCGGCCGGGTCGGGATGGCCGACCACGCGCACAAGCACCCGGCCCAGCTGTCCGGCGGTCAGCAGCAGCGGGTGGCGATCGCCCGCGCGCTGGCGATGGAGCCCAAGGTGCTGCTGTGCGACGAGCCCACCTCGGCGCTCGACCCGGAGATGATCAACGAGGTGCTCGACGTGCTCACCGGTCTGGCGGCCGAGGGGATGACCATGCTGGTGGTCACCCACGAGATGGGCTTCGCCCGCAAGGCCGCCGACCGCGTCGTGTTCATGGACGGCGGGCGGATTCTCGACGTCGCCCCGCCCGAGCAGTTCTTCACCAACCCCCGGAACGACCGGGCCGCAGACTTTCTCGCCAAGGTGCTCACCCACTGA
- a CDS encoding class II glutamine amidotransferase, protein MCRLLGVVSSQPAPIAELVAEDLEPFIQLACEHKDGWGVAFRDELGAVGVVKGIDRADDSDMLRGLLKSCVTDMAVLHLRMASPNLAVEMANTHPFGDARAAFAHNGEIRPVAFLESLISPELLATADGTTDSERFYLAVREQMDHGATPEEAIARTTTAIREGAEMIISLNSMMLTPTGLFTYSEHDPESEVIGRRGKGYFGLSYHRSETKTLVASEGWPQPQPQWQPLPEQRVAEFTTGSLAPQIH, encoded by the coding sequence ATGTGTCGCCTTCTCGGCGTCGTCTCCTCGCAACCGGCCCCGATCGCGGAGCTGGTGGCCGAGGACCTGGAACCCTTCATTCAGCTGGCCTGTGAGCACAAAGACGGCTGGGGCGTGGCGTTTCGCGACGAACTCGGCGCGGTCGGTGTGGTCAAGGGCATCGACCGGGCCGACGACAGCGACATGCTGCGGGGCCTGCTGAAGAGCTGCGTGACCGACATGGCCGTGCTGCACCTGCGCATGGCCAGCCCGAATCTGGCCGTGGAGATGGCCAACACGCACCCGTTCGGGGACGCCCGGGCCGCCTTCGCGCACAACGGCGAGATCCGTCCGGTCGCGTTTTTGGAGTCGCTGATCTCGCCCGAGCTGCTGGCCACCGCCGACGGCACCACCGACAGCGAGCGCTTCTACCTGGCCGTGCGGGAGCAGATGGACCACGGCGCCACACCGGAGGAGGCGATCGCCCGCACCACCACCGCGATCCGCGAGGGCGCCGAGATGATCATCAGCCTGAACAGCATGATGCTCACCCCCACCGGTCTTTTCACCTACTCCGAGCATGACCCGGAGTCCGAGGTGATCGGCCGGCGCGGCAAGGGGTACTTCGGTCTGAGCTATCACCGGAGCGAGACCAAGACCCTGGTGGCCTCGGAGGGCTGGCCGCAGCCCCAGCCGCAGTGGCAGCCGCTGCCCGAGCAGCGAGTGGCCGAATTCACCACCGGGTCCCTGGCGCCCCAGATCCACTGA
- a CDS encoding LysR family transcriptional regulator — MDVQQLKVLAEVARTGSYTAAAGALGYTQPAVSYQMRRLQQSLGAPVVVRIGRGLQLTELGEVLLQHADNVFSVIRAVEQDMSSAVARGGGLVRVVAFQSGMIRLLPPVIDRLRASHPNIRISITQAEPVEARQLIRSGEVEIGLLCNWANEDLPEGESTMLRRELITDKRCVVMPAGHPLAAHKTIGLTELADCDWVMESFRDRFMAACTNAGFSPRIVATVDDVLTVQALVASGMGISLMNELGLLAHIRDDLVYRPLRDWPLRRTYALLWPDMARVPAVGVVLREIQAVARDVRKGTPATT; from the coding sequence GTGGATGTTCAGCAGCTGAAGGTGCTGGCCGAGGTGGCCCGGACGGGCTCGTACACCGCCGCGGCCGGTGCGCTGGGTTACACCCAGCCAGCGGTGAGTTACCAGATGCGGCGTCTCCAGCAGTCTCTCGGCGCCCCGGTGGTGGTCCGGATCGGCCGCGGCCTGCAACTCACCGAGCTCGGCGAGGTGCTGCTCCAGCACGCCGACAACGTGTTCTCGGTGATCCGCGCGGTGGAGCAGGACATGTCCTCGGCGGTCGCCCGCGGCGGCGGTCTGGTGCGCGTGGTGGCGTTCCAGAGCGGCATGATCCGGCTGCTGCCACCGGTGATCGACCGGTTACGCGCGTCCCACCCGAACATCCGGATCAGCATCACCCAGGCCGAGCCGGTGGAGGCGAGACAGCTGATCCGCTCCGGCGAGGTGGAGATCGGGCTGCTGTGCAACTGGGCCAACGAAGACCTGCCCGAGGGCGAGAGCACCATGCTGCGGCGGGAACTGATCACCGACAAGCGCTGCGTGGTGATGCCGGCCGGGCATCCCCTGGCCGCGCACAAAACCATCGGCCTGACCGAACTGGCCGACTGCGACTGGGTGATGGAGTCGTTCCGCGACCGCTTCATGGCGGCGTGCACCAACGCCGGGTTCAGCCCGAGGATCGTGGCCACGGTCGACGACGTGCTCACCGTGCAGGCCCTGGTGGCCAGCGGGATGGGCATCAGCCTGATGAACGAGCTGGGTCTGCTCGCGCACATCCGCGACGACCTGGTGTACCGCCCGCTGCGGGACTGGCCGTTACGGCGCACCTACGCCCTGCTGTGGCCCGACATGGCCCGGGTCCCGGCGGTCGGGGTGGTGCTGCGGGAGATCCAGGCGGTGGCCCGCGACGTCCGTAAGGGAACTCCGGCCACGACTTAG
- a CDS encoding helix-turn-helix transcriptional regulator has translation MSVGPQTTRTWPGSGRPAVVTERHLRRIKIAVEAVDVFSRAGVAGLIGPSPDIQLLPTPQLPQADVVVIVAPRLSGRALRRLRGLREVCKAPFVLILDNLGDGDWLAAAEVGVAGAMWRSEVTPDQFTELIRTVMSGGSSLPPEVQGRLLKDVAHLQQTVLGPRGLTASGLETREVDVLRLIAEGLDTAEIADRMKYSERTVKNILYAMMTRLNLRNRSHAVAYAMRSGII, from the coding sequence ATGAGCGTTGGACCGCAGACAACCCGTACCTGGCCGGGTTCCGGCCGTCCGGCCGTGGTGACCGAGCGCCACCTGCGGCGGATCAAGATCGCCGTCGAGGCGGTGGACGTGTTCAGCCGGGCCGGTGTGGCCGGCCTGATCGGCCCCAGCCCCGACATCCAGCTGCTGCCCACGCCGCAGCTGCCGCAGGCCGACGTGGTGGTGATCGTGGCGCCGCGCCTGAGCGGGCGGGCGCTGCGGCGGCTGCGCGGCCTGCGGGAGGTGTGCAAGGCGCCGTTCGTGCTCATCCTCGACAACCTCGGGGACGGCGACTGGCTGGCCGCGGCCGAGGTCGGGGTGGCCGGGGCGATGTGGCGCTCGGAGGTCACCCCGGACCAGTTCACCGAGCTGATCCGCACCGTGATGTCCGGCGGCAGCAGCCTGCCGCCGGAGGTGCAGGGCCGGCTGCTGAAAGACGTGGCCCACCTCCAGCAGACGGTGCTGGGGCCGCGCGGGCTGACCGCCTCGGGCCTGGAGACCCGCGAGGTGGACGTGCTGCGGCTGATCGCCGAGGGTCTGGACACCGCGGAGATCGCCGACCGGATGAAGTATTCCGAACGCACCGTCAAGAACATCCTGTACGCGATGATGACCCGGCTGAATCTGCGCAACCGGTCGCACGCCGTAGCCTACGCGATGCGCTCCGGGATCATCTGA
- a CDS encoding mycothiol transferase → MNTSELLADAFGRIKELVEQTAEGLTAEQLAYRPAGTGNSIAWLLWHLTRVQDAQVADVAGSQEIWTAQGWAGRFALPFDESEHGYGMSTDDVSKVRVDDPQLLVDYYDAVHSRSLEYVAGLSEADLDRVVDDRWDPPVTLGVRLISIIDDDVQHVGQAAYVRGILP, encoded by the coding sequence ATGAACACCTCCGAACTACTGGCCGACGCGTTCGGCCGGATCAAGGAACTGGTGGAGCAGACGGCCGAGGGGCTCACCGCCGAGCAGCTGGCGTATCGCCCTGCCGGAACCGGAAATTCGATCGCCTGGCTGCTCTGGCACCTGACCCGGGTGCAGGACGCGCAGGTCGCCGACGTGGCCGGCAGCCAGGAGATCTGGACCGCGCAGGGCTGGGCCGGCCGGTTCGCGCTGCCGTTCGACGAGTCCGAGCACGGCTACGGCATGTCCACCGACGACGTGTCCAAGGTGCGGGTGGACGATCCCCAGCTGCTGGTGGACTACTACGACGCGGTGCACTCCCGCTCGCTGGAATACGTCGCCGGGTTGTCGGAGGCCGACCTGGACCGGGTGGTGGACGACCGCTGGGACCCGCCGGTCACCCTCGGCGTGCGGCTGATCAGCATCATCGACGACGACGTGCAGCACGTCGGGCAGGCGGCCTACGTGCGCGGCATCCTGCCCTGA
- a CDS encoding amino acid ABC transporter permease produces MDVIVDNLDVFGKGLLISIQISVSTFVLAAILGLLLTVCRISPVLPLRLAATAYVELVRSIPLLVLLVLFVFGLPEIGLIGSLLWTAVAAMSLYWATFFSETMRSGVRAVPKGQIEAARALGFTFGQVLRLVVLPQALRSIIQPLASLLIAVVLNSSLAAAVGVTEELTGQTQLLDQQYAEPLITFGAAALCYVAMTFIIGRSAGYLDRRLAVQR; encoded by the coding sequence ATGGACGTCATCGTCGACAACCTCGATGTCTTCGGCAAGGGCCTGCTGATCTCGATCCAGATCAGCGTCTCCACCTTCGTCCTGGCGGCGATCCTCGGCCTGTTGCTCACGGTCTGCCGGATCAGCCCGGTACTGCCGCTGCGCCTGGCCGCCACCGCCTACGTGGAACTGGTCCGGAGCATCCCACTGCTCGTCCTGCTCGTCCTGTTCGTCTTCGGCCTTCCGGAGATCGGCCTGATCGGGTCGCTGCTGTGGACCGCGGTCGCGGCGATGAGCCTCTACTGGGCAACGTTTTTCAGTGAGACCATGCGCTCCGGTGTCCGGGCCGTCCCGAAGGGACAGATCGAGGCGGCCCGGGCCCTCGGGTTCACCTTCGGCCAGGTGCTGAGGCTGGTGGTGCTGCCGCAGGCCCTGCGCAGCATCATCCAGCCGCTGGCCTCCCTGCTCATCGCGGTCGTCCTGAACTCGTCGCTCGCCGCGGCGGTCGGGGTGACCGAGGAGCTGACCGGCCAGACCCAGCTGCTCGACCAGCAGTACGCCGAACCGCTCATCACCTTCGGCGCGGCCGCCCTCTGCTACGTGGCCATGACCTTCATCATCGGCCGCTCGGCCGGATACCTGGACAGGCGATTGGCGGTGCAGCGATGA